The Acidimicrobiales bacterium genome window below encodes:
- the rapZ gene encoding RNase adapter RapZ has product MAEFLIITGLSGAGRSQAGATLEDLGWFVIDNIPTALITKVADLIESPGSAIHRVALVVGRDAQQLHEVEAAIIQLRAGGSSVTTLFLEASDDVLVRRFEGTRRRHPIGQEGVTDAIALERERLQPVRALADVVIDTSDLNVNQLRDRLIDLFTADRSDRLQILVMSFGFKHGVPLDVDNVFDVRFLPNPHWVDELRPLTGLDRPVREYVLRHAEAKEFVDRIDDLLAFLLPGYIKEGKSYLTLAIGCTGGRHRSVALAEEIAMRLRARGYEPSVNHRDIER; this is encoded by the coding sequence GTGGCCGAGTTCCTGATCATCACCGGGCTGTCCGGCGCCGGCCGGTCCCAAGCCGGCGCCACGCTCGAGGACCTCGGCTGGTTCGTGATCGACAACATCCCCACCGCCCTGATCACCAAGGTCGCCGACCTCATCGAGTCCCCGGGCTCAGCCATACACCGGGTGGCCCTCGTGGTGGGCCGGGACGCCCAGCAGCTGCACGAGGTCGAAGCAGCGATCATTCAGCTTCGGGCGGGAGGATCCTCGGTGACCACCCTGTTCCTGGAGGCCTCCGACGACGTGCTCGTCCGCCGCTTCGAGGGAACCCGCCGCCGCCACCCGATCGGCCAGGAAGGCGTCACAGACGCCATCGCTCTGGAAAGGGAGCGCCTCCAGCCGGTTCGCGCCCTCGCGGACGTGGTGATCGACACCTCCGACCTGAACGTCAACCAGCTCCGAGACCGGCTGATCGACCTTTTCACGGCCGACCGGTCGGACCGGCTCCAGATCCTGGTGATGTCCTTCGGCTTCAAGCACGGCGTCCCGCTGGACGTCGACAACGTGTTCGACGTCCGGTTCCTCCCGAACCCTCACTGGGTCGACGAGCTGAGACCTCTCACCGGCCTGGATCGCCCCGTCCGCGAGTATGTCCTTCGCCACGCGGAGGCAAAGGAGTTCGTTGACCGGATCGATGACCTGCTCGCCTTCCTCCTACCCGGGTACATCAAGGAGGGGAAGTCGTATCTGACCCTGGCGATCGGGTGCACAGGAGGACGCCACCGCTCGGTTGCTCTGGCCGAGGAGATTGCGATGCGCCTCCGGGCACGGGGGTATGAGCCTTCCGTGAACCACCGGGACATCGAAAGGTGA
- a CDS encoding gluconeogenesis factor YvcK family protein — protein MKDAPDLSGNEQHMRGPQPAPRVVALGGGHGLASTLRAARLYAGEVTAVVSVADDGGSSGRLRQIAGIPAPGDLRRCLVAMAEDGSLWSSAFEYRFPSGDLEGHALGNLIIAGLANVTGDFGRALHVAASLLGSVGRVLPATEVPVVLKADVAGTEVVGQVNVAESHGAISSVSIVPPDAPVPDEVVSAIAGADQVVVGPGSLFTSVLAVCAVPGIRRALIERTKGQTIYVCNLRPQLPETANFTAADHLRAVLDHGVPVDVMIAHAPDPDNSVPSHERIHDVTTLHAPVSNADGTAHDPGLLALALRTLT, from the coding sequence ATGAAGGACGCCCCCGACCTCTCCGGGAACGAGCAACACATGCGAGGCCCCCAACCCGCCCCCCGCGTCGTAGCCCTGGGCGGTGGCCACGGCCTGGCCTCCACCCTGCGCGCCGCGCGTCTCTATGCCGGCGAGGTGACAGCAGTCGTGTCCGTCGCCGACGACGGAGGATCCAGCGGCCGCCTCCGACAGATTGCGGGGATCCCCGCGCCCGGGGACCTTCGAAGGTGTCTCGTCGCGATGGCGGAGGACGGCTCGCTCTGGTCCAGCGCCTTCGAGTACCGCTTCCCGTCAGGTGACCTCGAAGGCCACGCCCTGGGCAACCTGATCATCGCCGGCCTGGCCAACGTCACGGGCGACTTCGGTCGCGCCCTGCACGTTGCCGCCTCGTTGCTCGGGTCCGTCGGAAGAGTGCTCCCTGCCACAGAGGTGCCGGTGGTCCTCAAGGCCGATGTCGCCGGCACCGAAGTGGTCGGGCAGGTCAACGTCGCCGAGTCACACGGAGCGATCTCCTCCGTTTCGATCGTGCCCCCGGACGCGCCGGTGCCCGACGAGGTGGTGAGCGCAATCGCCGGCGCCGATCAGGTCGTAGTCGGACCGGGCTCATTGTTCACGAGCGTTCTGGCGGTCTGCGCGGTGCCCGGCATAAGGCGGGCGCTGATCGAGCGAACGAAGGGACAGACCATCTACGTCTGCAACCTTCGGCCCCAGCTGCCGGAGACGGCGAACTTCACCGCCGCAGATCATCTCCGGGCGGTCCTCGACCACGGCGTGCCCGTTGACGTGATGATCGCCCACGCCCCTGACCCTGACAACTCAGTGCCATCCCACGAAAGAATTCACGATGTCACGACGCTCCACGCGCCCGTGAGTAATGCCGACGGAACCGCTCACGACCCGGGACTTTTGGCCCTGGCGCTTCGTACCCTGACATAG
- the gap gene encoding type I glyceraldehyde-3-phosphate dehydrogenase encodes MAIRVGINGFGRIGRNFVRSALEQSARKGAGVSGGEDVVVVGVNDLVPTATNAHLLKYDSTQGTLAQGVTNTDDSITVGGQTFKVFSERDPKALPWADLGVDVVIESTGLFTSREKAGAHIDAGAPRVIISAPGTDVDATFVIGVNDDTFDPAKHTVVSNASCTTNCFVPMMKVLDDAFGIEKGLMTTVHAYTNDQNLLDLAHKDLRRARSAPVNIVPASTGAARATSLVLASMKGKLDGTALRVPVSDGSITDFTGILNRETTVEEINEAFRAAAESGPLSKVLVYTEDPIVSSDIVGSPASCTFDSLLTMTMGSLVKVFGWYDNEWGYSNRLVDLARIVGAG; translated from the coding sequence ATGGCCATTCGAGTAGGTATCAACGGTTTCGGCAGGATCGGCCGGAACTTCGTGCGCTCGGCCCTCGAGCAGTCCGCGCGCAAGGGAGCCGGCGTTTCGGGTGGCGAAGACGTCGTAGTGGTCGGAGTCAACGACCTCGTGCCAACCGCGACGAACGCTCATCTCCTCAAGTACGACTCAACCCAGGGAACGCTCGCACAGGGGGTCACTAACACCGACGACTCCATAACGGTTGGCGGGCAGACGTTCAAGGTCTTCTCCGAGCGTGACCCCAAGGCCCTCCCGTGGGCAGACCTCGGCGTTGACGTCGTCATCGAGTCGACCGGCCTTTTCACCTCCCGCGAAAAGGCGGGAGCGCACATAGACGCCGGCGCACCCCGCGTCATCATCTCGGCCCCCGGCACCGACGTCGACGCAACGTTCGTGATCGGGGTCAATGACGACACCTTCGACCCGGCCAAGCACACCGTCGTGTCCAACGCCTCGTGCACGACCAACTGCTTCGTTCCGATGATGAAAGTCCTCGATGACGCCTTCGGAATCGAGAAGGGCCTCATGACGACGGTCCACGCCTACACCAACGACCAGAACCTCCTGGATCTGGCCCACAAGGACCTCAGACGCGCCCGCTCTGCCCCGGTGAACATAGTTCCCGCGTCGACGGGGGCTGCCCGGGCTACCAGCCTCGTTTTGGCTTCGATGAAGGGCAAGCTGGATGGCACCGCTCTTCGTGTCCCCGTCTCAGACGGTTCGATCACCGACTTCACCGGAATCCTGAATCGCGAGACCACGGTGGAGGAGATCAACGAGGCATTCCGGGCGGCCGCCGAGTCCGGCCCGCTGTCGAAGGTGCTCGTGTACACGGAGGATCCGATTGTCTCCTCGGACATCGTCGGCTCGCCGGCGTCTTGCACCTTCGACTCGTTGCTGACGATGACGATGGGCTCGTTGGTCAAGGTGTTCGGCTGGTACGACAACGAGTGGGGCTATTCCAACCGACTCGTCGACCTGGCGAGGATCGTCGGCGCAGGATGA
- a CDS encoding phosphoglycerate kinase has product MKKVPTLEDLPPVEGKGLLMRTDFNVPIVDGRITDDLRIRLPIATISWLLDHGASRITTASHLGRPKGKPDPRYSMEPVRRHLKTLLEQDGLDASRVELLENLRFDPREEAGDLSFAKELVDGHDLFVNDAFGAAHRAHASVVGPPLFIPSAAGRVMAREVEVLNGLLERPKRPFVAVLGGSKVSDKLGVIDALLDRVDTLLVGGGMCFTFLAARGHPIGASLFEPDQVETCRKLLDSGRDIRIPTDLTVLSPGGVFGGGVEPTGETRQIGVNIPDGWIGLDIGPGTAAEFSDVITEAATVLWNGPMGVFEDVRFEAGTRTVAEAVADTRGFTVVGGGDSAAALAQFGLADRVDHLSTGGGASLEFLEQGDLPGVAALRDGVHG; this is encoded by the coding sequence ATGAAAAAGGTCCCCACGTTGGAGGATCTCCCCCCGGTGGAGGGCAAGGGCCTCCTGATGCGGACGGACTTTAACGTGCCGATCGTGGATGGGCGTATAACCGACGACCTCAGGATCCGCTTGCCGATCGCGACGATCTCCTGGCTCCTGGACCACGGCGCGTCCCGCATCACCACGGCGAGTCACCTAGGGCGCCCCAAAGGCAAACCGGACCCGCGCTACAGCATGGAGCCGGTCAGGCGTCACCTCAAAACGCTCCTTGAGCAGGACGGGCTGGACGCGTCGAGAGTGGAGCTGCTGGAGAACCTGCGATTCGACCCTCGCGAGGAGGCCGGGGACCTGTCCTTTGCAAAGGAACTTGTGGACGGGCATGACCTATTCGTGAACGACGCTTTCGGAGCAGCGCATCGCGCTCACGCGTCGGTCGTTGGCCCGCCTCTATTCATCCCGAGCGCCGCGGGGCGCGTAATGGCGCGCGAGGTGGAGGTGCTGAACGGGCTGCTCGAACGCCCCAAGCGTCCTTTCGTCGCGGTGCTCGGTGGATCCAAGGTCAGCGACAAGCTCGGTGTCATCGACGCGCTCCTCGATCGGGTCGACACTCTCCTTGTCGGCGGAGGAATGTGCTTCACCTTCCTTGCCGCGCGCGGGCACCCGATCGGCGCATCGCTCTTCGAACCGGATCAAGTAGAGACATGTCGCAAGCTGCTCGACTCCGGGAGGGACATCCGGATCCCGACCGACCTCACCGTCCTCAGCCCGGGAGGTGTCTTCGGCGGGGGAGTCGAACCGACCGGGGAAACCCGTCAGATCGGAGTCAACATCCCTGATGGTTGGATCGGCTTGGACATCGGACCGGGGACCGCAGCCGAGTTCTCGGACGTCATAACCGAAGCGGCGACCGTGCTTTGGAATGGCCCGATGGGTGTGTTCGAGGATGTCCGCTTCGAAGCCGGAACACGAACCGTCGCCGAGGCGGTCGCGGACACCAGAGGTTTCACGGTGGTCGGAGGCGGTGACAGCGCTGCCGCTCTGGCCCAGTTCGGCCTTGCCGACCGTGTGGACCACCTCTCTACCGGGGGCGGTGCGTCACTCGAGTTTCTCGAACAGGGAGACCTGCCCGGGGTGGCTGCGTTGCGCGACGGGGTCCACGGTTGA
- the tpiA gene encoding triose-phosphate isomerase has protein sequence MTSRRRPLISGNWKMNLSHLEAINVVQKLAYSLDKEDHSKTDVSVHPPFTALRSVQTVIDADDIPIALGAQNAHWETSGAYTGEVSPTMLAKLNVRYVIVGHSERRQLFGETDEMVNKKVKAVLSAGMTPILCIGETFEEREAGQTEDIVLGQLRAGLAGVAAESVASMVLAYEPVWAIGTGRTATSGDCQSMCSTIRTAIKGDHGTVAGDGLRIQYGGSVKASNIAEIMAQPDVDGALVGGASLDPTEFAQIVGFDAK, from the coding sequence TTGACCTCTAGGCGACGGCCTCTTATATCCGGCAACTGGAAGATGAACTTGAGCCATCTTGAGGCGATCAACGTCGTCCAGAAGCTTGCATACAGCCTTGACAAGGAAGACCACTCCAAGACCGATGTATCAGTCCATCCACCGTTCACCGCTCTCCGCTCGGTACAGACGGTTATCGATGCCGACGACATTCCGATAGCCCTCGGCGCTCAGAACGCCCATTGGGAGACCAGCGGCGCGTACACAGGCGAGGTGAGCCCGACCATGCTCGCCAAGCTCAACGTTCGCTACGTCATCGTCGGGCACTCCGAACGGCGTCAGCTGTTCGGCGAGACCGACGAGATGGTCAACAAGAAGGTGAAGGCCGTCTTGTCGGCAGGAATGACTCCGATTCTGTGCATCGGTGAGACGTTCGAAGAGCGGGAAGCCGGGCAAACCGAGGACATCGTGCTCGGGCAGCTCCGGGCCGGGCTGGCAGGTGTGGCAGCCGAGTCGGTGGCATCCATGGTCCTCGCCTACGAGCCCGTCTGGGCGATCGGCACCGGACGGACCGCCACATCCGGGGATTGCCAGTCGATGTGCTCAACCATCCGGACCGCCATCAAGGGTGACCACGGGACCGTCGCGGGGGATGGTCTGCGTATCCAGTACGGCGGGTCTGTGAAAGCCTCGAACATCGCCGAGATAATGGCCCAGCCCGACGTTGACGGCGCCCTGGTCGGTGGAGCGAGCCTCGATCCCACCGAGTTCGCCCAAATCGTCGGCTTTGACGCCAAGTGA
- the secG gene encoding preprotein translocase subunit SecG, translating to MLTAVIVVIHIAVSLMLIGMVLLHSGKGGGLSEMFGGGLGQAAAGSTVAERNLDRATIACAVCFFFTTIILAIRLQ from the coding sequence TTGCTGACAGCGGTCATCGTCGTCATCCACATCGCCGTCTCCCTAATGCTGATCGGGATGGTGCTGCTGCACAGCGGCAAGGGAGGCGGGCTGTCGGAGATGTTCGGTGGCGGTCTGGGCCAGGCGGCTGCCGGGTCCACCGTTGCCGAGCGGAACCTGGACAGGGCGACGATCGCCTGTGCCGTCTGTTTCTTCTTCACGACCATCATCCTCGCCATACGCCTTCAGTAA
- a CDS encoding ABC transporter substrate-binding protein produces MKQRSLQLGAGVLSLALLAAACGSSGSKSSGGPSGGTTGNTTGSCSWAPGLQLYGGENNAGTPKRGGTLTALGRADVDNALDLNIGYLTYDYSMYQLYNRSLYTFPSVHCQQVVPTPDLATAMPKVSPDGLHVSVTIRKGAMWNTNPPRQVSAADVILGLKRACNPTDPFGGTVDFSDFLVGYNDFCDPFAKVSSTSASDQAAYINSHQISGVQVAPNDPLTVNFTLSKPASYFAGVMTLPPFNPAPQEILQAVPDSNNVWQYVQSDGPYKIQSYDPGKSINFVRNSSWSASTDPIRKAYVDQIQITETSTNATAYQQVTTNSPQADIMWDTDVPPTQTPGLIQTKDPRFTMVSSAGPTYIVWNTVSPNNNNALQNVAVRQALNEAIDRTLLIQDAGGPEISPPATHVLTAPTIGYTPNFDPYPYDQAKAKAALAAAGAPNLTLKFLYYSTSDTLSKDFQTLQNNLGAIGVKVVPVVINQSQFYSKYLYKPNQAKTGVWDFAIAGWTPDWFSNGAKTYFLPLFTGTTPTTSNFGLFNDPKLNTLIDNALSAPTDSASAPLWHQADQEVMAQAAWDPIRILNYNKIQGSQVHNCVVSPAWETCSFANVWLSS; encoded by the coding sequence TTGAAGCAAAGGAGTCTGCAGCTTGGCGCGGGGGTTTTGTCCCTAGCCCTGCTTGCTGCAGCTTGCGGTAGTTCCGGAAGCAAGAGCTCTGGGGGACCGTCGGGTGGTACCACCGGAAATACGACCGGCTCGTGCTCCTGGGCCCCCGGGCTGCAGTTGTACGGGGGCGAGAACAACGCTGGTACGCCTAAGAGGGGCGGAACGCTTACGGCGCTCGGGCGTGCCGACGTCGACAACGCCCTCGACCTGAACATCGGCTACCTCACCTACGACTACTCCATGTACCAGCTGTACAACCGGAGCCTCTACACATTCCCGTCGGTGCACTGCCAGCAGGTCGTCCCGACCCCGGACCTCGCCACAGCCATGCCCAAGGTAAGCCCGGACGGGCTGCACGTGTCCGTCACCATCCGCAAAGGCGCGATGTGGAATACCAACCCGCCCCGGCAGGTCAGCGCGGCCGATGTGATCCTCGGTCTGAAGAGAGCCTGCAACCCGACCGACCCGTTCGGCGGCACCGTAGACTTCAGTGATTTCCTCGTCGGTTACAACGACTTCTGCGACCCCTTCGCCAAGGTGTCGTCTACCAGCGCGTCCGATCAGGCGGCTTACATCAACAGCCACCAGATCTCAGGGGTGCAGGTAGCGCCCAACGATCCGTTGACCGTCAACTTCACTCTCAGCAAGCCCGCCTCGTACTTCGCGGGCGTCATGACGCTGCCGCCCTTCAATCCCGCTCCGCAGGAGATCCTCCAGGCCGTGCCGGACAGCAACAACGTGTGGCAGTACGTGCAGTCGGACGGTCCCTACAAGATCCAGTCCTACGACCCCGGCAAGTCGATCAACTTCGTGCGTAACTCATCCTGGAGCGCGTCGACCGACCCGATCCGTAAGGCATACGTCGACCAGATCCAGATCACCGAGACCAGCACTAACGCGACCGCCTACCAGCAGGTGACCACCAACTCGCCTCAGGCGGACATCATGTGGGACACCGACGTGCCCCCGACCCAGACTCCCGGACTGATCCAGACCAAGGACCCGCGCTTCACCATGGTGAGCTCGGCCGGACCCACCTACATCGTCTGGAACACCGTCTCGCCCAACAACAACAACGCGCTCCAGAACGTCGCCGTTCGCCAGGCGCTGAACGAAGCCATCGACCGCACGCTGCTGATCCAAGATGCTGGCGGGCCTGAGATTTCTCCTCCAGCCACGCACGTCCTGACCGCACCGACGATCGGGTACACCCCCAACTTCGACCCGTACCCCTACGACCAGGCCAAGGCCAAGGCGGCGCTCGCAGCTGCCGGCGCCCCGAACTTGACTCTGAAGTTCTTGTACTACTCGACCTCCGACACGCTGTCGAAGGACTTCCAGACCCTGCAGAACAACCTCGGGGCGATCGGTGTCAAGGTCGTACCTGTCGTGATTAACCAGAGCCAGTTCTACTCCAAGTACCTCTACAAGCCCAACCAGGCGAAGACCGGCGTCTGGGACTTCGCCATTGCCGGGTGGACCCCGGACTGGTTCTCCAACGGAGCAAAGACTTACTTCTTGCCGCTGTTCACCGGGACGACGCCGACCACCAGCAACTTCGGCCTGTTCAACGATCCGAAGCTGAACACTTTGATCGACAATGCGCTGAGCGCTCCGACCGACTCGGCGTCCGCCCCCTTGTGGCACCAGGCCGATCAGGAGGTCATGGCTCAGGCCGCATGGGACCCGATCCGCATCCTGAACTACAACAAGATCCAGGGATCCCAGGTGCACAACTGCGTCGTGAGCCCGGCATGGGAAACCTGCAGCTTCGCCAACGTCTGGCTCTCTAGCTAG
- a CDS encoding ABC transporter ATP-binding protein: MALLEIKDLQVSFPTDDGVVKAVRGVSFSVDQGKTLGIVGESGSGKSVSTQTIMGLTRGAEISGQALFRGADLLTMTQHELEQVRGREIAMIFQDPLSSLHPYYRVGWQISEMIRAHDKGVSKKVARARSIDLLRLVGIPRPDIRVDDFPHQFSGGMRQRAMIAMAMALNPAVLIADEPTTALDVTVQAQVLQVIERLQEEFGMAVIIITHDLGVIAEMADDVIVMYAGAVMESGRRDEIFYENHHPYTEGLLRSLPAYGDDRSRLLPISGQPPSLITLPTGCKFHPRCPYAFDRCFREEPPLTPVGESPEHKSSCWLSHDLAEREQIRRRAVAPELAS; the protein is encoded by the coding sequence ATGGCGCTACTAGAGATCAAAGACCTTCAGGTTTCGTTCCCGACAGACGACGGGGTTGTGAAGGCTGTCCGTGGGGTGTCCTTCTCGGTTGACCAGGGCAAGACTCTCGGGATCGTGGGAGAGTCTGGGTCCGGCAAAAGCGTTTCGACGCAAACGATCATGGGCCTCACCCGAGGTGCCGAGATCAGCGGGCAGGCACTGTTCAGGGGCGCCGACCTGCTGACCATGACCCAGCACGAGCTCGAGCAGGTCCGGGGTCGGGAGATCGCGATGATCTTCCAGGATCCGCTCTCCAGCCTGCATCCGTACTACAGGGTCGGCTGGCAGATCTCCGAGATGATCCGGGCACACGACAAGGGCGTCTCGAAGAAGGTCGCTCGCGCCCGGTCGATCGATCTGCTCCGCCTGGTGGGCATACCGCGACCGGATATCAGGGTCGACGACTTTCCGCACCAGTTCTCCGGCGGCATGCGCCAGAGGGCGATGATAGCCATGGCGATGGCTCTCAACCCTGCCGTCCTCATAGCCGATGAACCAACCACAGCACTGGACGTCACCGTTCAAGCCCAAGTACTGCAGGTGATCGAACGCCTCCAGGAGGAGTTCGGCATGGCGGTGATCATCATCACCCACGACCTCGGAGTCATTGCCGAGATGGCGGACGATGTGATCGTTATGTACGCGGGTGCAGTCATGGAATCGGGCAGGCGCGACGAGATCTTCTACGAGAACCATCATCCCTACACTGAGGGTCTCCTTCGGTCTCTCCCGGCCTACGGCGACGACCGATCGCGCCTGCTCCCGATCAGCGGTCAACCCCCCAGCCTCATAACTCTGCCGACTGGTTGCAAGTTCCACCCGCGCTGCCCATACGCGTTCGACCGCTGCTTCCGCGAGGAACCCCCGCTGACGCCGGTTGGTGAATCGCCAGAACACAAATCGTCATGCTGGTTGTCGCACGATCTGGCCGAGCGGGAGCAGATAAGGCGAAGAGCCGTGGCGCCGGAGCTCGCGTCGTGA
- a CDS encoding dipeptide ABC transporter ATP-binding protein has product MTAVANSDVLLRVTDVVKHFPVQSSGLRRSREVVHAVDGVTFEVKQGETVGLVGETGSGKSTLARCVARLFDLTSGRVEFEGQDISRLKPRHLGKVRREMQMIFQDPYGSLNPKRRVGAIIGDPFAIHGIASGEDRKRKVQELMELVGLNPEHYNRFPAEFSGGQRQRIGIARALALNPKLVICDEPVSALDVSIQAQILNLLADLQEQLKLTYIFISHDLSVVRHVSDRLMIMYLGKVVETGPSAGLYMHPRHPYSNALLSAVPLPDPNSVQQRQRIVLVGDVPSPINPPSGCRFHPRCPKAQPKCVTEDPLLEPRLRDGPDHKAACHFSVADGENLEEARPNLAPDQRVIEPEPVVEGLEAVEGVGERTMP; this is encoded by the coding sequence GTGACCGCGGTTGCCAACTCAGACGTTCTGCTGCGCGTCACTGATGTGGTCAAACACTTCCCTGTGCAGTCGAGCGGGCTCAGGCGGAGCCGCGAGGTGGTACACGCGGTAGACGGGGTGACCTTTGAGGTCAAGCAAGGCGAGACGGTAGGTCTAGTCGGGGAGACCGGCTCCGGAAAATCAACCCTCGCTCGTTGCGTCGCCAGGTTGTTCGACCTGACTTCCGGGCGCGTCGAGTTCGAAGGTCAGGACATCTCGAGGCTGAAACCACGGCATCTCGGCAAGGTGCGGCGTGAGATGCAGATGATCTTCCAAGATCCCTATGGCTCCTTGAACCCGAAGCGGCGGGTAGGGGCGATCATCGGCGACCCGTTCGCAATCCACGGGATCGCGAGTGGCGAGGACCGGAAGCGGAAGGTCCAGGAGCTGATGGAGCTCGTCGGGCTGAACCCCGAGCACTACAACCGTTTCCCGGCCGAGTTCTCCGGGGGCCAGCGCCAACGAATTGGTATCGCCAGGGCCCTGGCACTCAATCCGAAGCTGGTGATCTGCGACGAGCCGGTGTCGGCGCTGGACGTGTCGATACAAGCGCAGATTCTCAACCTTCTCGCCGACTTGCAGGAGCAACTGAAGCTCACCTACATCTTCATTTCTCACGATCTCTCGGTCGTTCGCCATGTCAGCGACCGGCTCATGATCATGTATCTGGGAAAAGTCGTCGAAACAGGGCCGTCGGCCGGCCTCTACATGCATCCCCGGCACCCTTACTCCAACGCCCTGCTCTCGGCCGTTCCGCTTCCAGACCCGAACTCGGTGCAACAACGGCAAAGGATTGTTCTGGTTGGCGACGTCCCCTCACCAATCAACCCCCCGAGTGGCTGCCGATTCCATCCGCGCTGCCCCAAGGCCCAGCCCAAATGTGTCACAGAAGACCCGCTGTTGGAGCCTCGCCTGCGCGACGGTCCTGACCACAAGGCCGCGTGCCATTTCTCTGTCGCCGACGGCGAGAACCTCGAAGAGGCTCGGCCCAACCTCGCCCCGGACCAACGCGTCATCGAGCCTGAGCCGGTTGTGGAGGGACTCGAAGCGGTCGAGGGAGTAGGGGAAAGGACGATGCCATGA
- a CDS encoding ABC transporter permease, with translation MTLPGALTPEVSEVPLDAGGELSPEVAAKIEGRSTWQLAWRRLRKDRAAVISAVVIVLIGLMAIFAPVFATITGHGVNQQFRTTGLNGFGQPVAPNSAFWLGTDDLGRDILVRIAYGARVSLLVGVVATLLTVAIGAVMGLIAGYFSGIPDSIIARLIDLVLSLPFLLFAISLVSVSHPGLSIVIIVIAVFGWAAVARIVRGQVLSIREKEYIEAARSLGASSWRIMFVDVLPNVLTQLIVYATLLIPVTIVLEATLSFLGLGIPPPTADWGQMIAESESVYQQAWWFLVFPGLALLATTIAFNILGDGVRDALDPRLERL, from the coding sequence ATGACCCTGCCGGGCGCGCTCACCCCGGAGGTGAGCGAGGTACCGCTTGACGCCGGTGGTGAGCTTTCCCCTGAAGTGGCAGCCAAAATCGAAGGCAGGAGCACGTGGCAGCTCGCGTGGCGCCGCCTCCGCAAGGATCGGGCCGCGGTTATTTCAGCAGTCGTGATTGTCCTGATCGGTTTGATGGCCATCTTTGCGCCCGTGTTCGCCACCATCACCGGTCACGGAGTGAATCAACAGTTCCGGACCACGGGGCTGAACGGTTTCGGGCAACCGGTCGCGCCGAACAGCGCGTTCTGGTTGGGAACCGACGATCTCGGAAGGGACATTCTCGTCCGGATCGCGTACGGCGCCCGCGTATCCCTGTTGGTCGGCGTCGTCGCGACGCTTCTTACGGTCGCCATCGGTGCGGTGATGGGCTTGATCGCCGGATACTTCAGCGGGATCCCCGACTCGATCATCGCCAGGCTGATAGACCTCGTGCTCTCCCTGCCGTTCCTGCTGTTTGCCATATCACTCGTGTCGGTCAGCCACCCGGGCCTGTCGATTGTGATCATCGTGATCGCGGTGTTCGGTTGGGCGGCGGTAGCCAGGATCGTCCGGGGGCAGGTGCTGTCGATCAGGGAGAAGGAATACATAGAGGCTGCTAGGTCCCTCGGGGCCAGCTCCTGGCGAATTATGTTCGTGGACGTCCTGCCGAACGTGCTGACCCAGCTGATCGTCTACGCCACGCTCCTGATACCGGTCACGATCGTCCTCGAGGCGACCCTGTCCTTCCTCGGACTCGGCATACCCCCTCCGACGGCCGACTGGGGACAGATGATCGCCGAGTCAGAGAGCGTCTACCAGCAGGCCTGGTGGTTCCTGGTGTTTCCCGGGCTCGCACTGCTCGCAACGACGATTGCGTTCAACATCCTCGGCGACGGGGTTCGTGACGCGCTCGATCCTCGCCTCGAGCGGCTGTAG